The Rosa rugosa chromosome 1, drRosRugo1.1, whole genome shotgun sequence genomic sequence GACATTTTACTGGCTTATGGAATGGCATTTATTTAACTATAAAGTTTTGTTCTTTTGCCCTATTTTATCAATAACAGTGTAGATTAATATTTGAAAAAGTTGTACCTGTGTGATATTTCCATCTACCTATGCTAGTTGTGctcttgctttattttgttACTACTTTCAAATTAAAACACTTCTCTGCATAAAATATTACCAACATATCCGGTTTACGTTTAGTATTAGTTTAAAGATCATCTTCTATGCAGTGTTTCCAGCCAAATAGGCTCTTTGGGGGCACAAACTTCAAGCATCTTCTCTCGGGATTCCTTGAATGCTCTATTCTGTGCAGGCTCTCACACTTCAAATCGCATTAGGGGAGCAAGATTCGTAGTTAGAGCAGACTCTGTGAGTATAACAACTTCGGTTTACTTTCGTTCCACGAATAAAGAGCTTAATTGAAGAAATGCTGGTAGTTTCACGATTAATGTTATAGCATTAACTTGTTCTCACATCCAGGACTATTATTCTGTTCTTGGAGTGTCAAGAAATGCGACTAAAGCAGAAATTAAAAGCGGTATCTACACTTctatattcttttcttcttatttATAGATTTTTCCTAAATtgttgtttttttattatttgtcAATTTCTACTCTGCAATGGCTTTATAAGAAAGTAGTCAGTTTTGTGGACTTTAGATTCAGAAGGTAGAACCTCTGCATGTGTTTATAGATCAACATCATATTATGGTATTTAATTCTTTAATTTTCCCCTAGATATCACGATGGATGGGCAGAAATAAAAAGGCTCTGCTGTAAATTGCAAGAATGCTGTCTATCTGTTTCTGTGTAATACTGCATGGTATGGATACAAGCATCTGAAACTAACATGGTATCCTTGGCCCCACCTATTGGTATTGAAAACTTAGATGATATGTAAGATGAATTTGAAGACTTCATTGCACTATGCTGATTACACTGTCACTGGTGGATTGCTTACATTTATAAATAGAGAGCTTTAGTGACTTATAAAGTATGTCATAATTTTTGCCAACTTCTATAGCAACAAACCTTGTAATTTTCCTTTTGTGGGATAGTAGAGAACCAATAGCAGCCTATTGGTTGCCGTTGCTGTTTCAGTTTGCTAACTGGTACGAATTTGTGTATCCTCAAGATATTGACCTGATTCAACCTCGCTGTGCACTTTTAGCATAACAATGAACTTGTTTTCTACTGTATACTTTTTAAAACCTCCACTTTGTGATGAGGTATAAATGACTCATGTCACTAGTTCCGATGCCTAACGAGCTTGAAGAATAAAATGGAATCTTCCAGCTACGGCACGTGTTGTAAAATTCTTGTAGGCTTTCATATAATCTTTATGACTGGATTGCTATATAAAAAGGACATTATAAAGTAAGCCTTGGCTGGAAAATCTAAGGGATTAAATGATAATTGGTGTAAACCCAAAACCAGAATTAAGCTTCTGTGCTGTTTGGATGCAAATATCATCCAGTATGAAGTTTGTATGCTTGAAGGATTGAGTAAATGATACTTTGTACCCTTTTTTGGGGCCATGTACTATTTTTTCCTTGCAGAGATTTGCCCTCTAATCTCTCTTTACAATTTATCTTTCAGCTTACCGGAAGCTTGCAAGAAGTTATCATCCAGATGTGAACAAGTGAGTCTATTTCTTTAACTTGGTATTACAAGCATTTGGCATTCTCTTTTCCTCTTCTCCCTTAAAGTTTGCCTCTATCTGTCTCTCTCACTTTACGCGTACGCCTCAGCTGGGTCATGCATAGCTTTTGAGATTACATGCTCGGTGTCCATTAGAGAGTTTGTACATGTCTTTTTTATCTTGGAGATGCATGTTAGTTTAGTACCACAATGGCAAATCAACAGAGAAATGCATATGCTGCTGCTTTTATATACATGCAAAAAAATATTCCTCCAAGGCTCTGGCTATGTCTATATCTTCTGTGGCATGTCATAGTGTCATACTAGAGCTCTTTAgttttcatgattttttttttcttttttctttcttttatattttagtAGTTGTGAACTTGTGATCTAGAATGGGGTTTGAAATGGTAAAAGGCTCATTTCATAGCTTTGCTGGTTTGCTTCATCTTTGAAGAATGGGTTAAATTTTCGGAACAGGTGGTACATTCATGCCTAGAGAGATGCTATTTCTCTGTATCTGAGTTTAGGCAGTTTGTGGTTATGTCTTGCAGTTGTAAAGATAGATATATAGGGATCCTATTTAATAAAAGAAGTACAAGAGGAAGTCATATAAGTACTCAAAATATTGATCTTTAAGTTGGACGAATAGGATAAGTGGCAGAAAATTGATTTCAAAAGAGCAGCTTCCTGGAAATCACCAGCTGTAGATGATTTTCTTATGTGCCTGCTTTAAAATGGTGAACATGAATCTACACAAATACATTCCATTCCCCATCTACCCAATCAGTATTATTCCAGGTTGTACTAATTTGGGTGAAAAATGGGACCTCGAAAGGGTATAAGGTTctcgacccaaaaaaaaaaaaaaaaaaaaaaaaaaacggtatCAGGATTGATTGAAGCTTTGAGGCTGGGTTTGGGCTGCTTTGGACATCTCGAGGTCATGTGTCTTGTTATGTATGATATATTTTACTACTGGAATGGCTGTCTGGAATTTTTCTATTTAAATTGAGTTTGATGTATTTGTTTCCGAAGTTGAGTGATTTCATATTCAATCTCAGTCTTTCTTTGTTTCCTGGTGGATTATCAATAGTTCACTTAATCTGTTCAGTAATGTTATATTTTCTCATTTTGTTGGAACTATAATTTTATCTGCTGCAGAGAAGCAGGGGCAGAAACAAAATTCAAGGAAATTAGTAATGCATATGAGGTAAAAGAATGGTCCATAATTGCGTATAATTGTCTAATctattcattcattcattcacaTGGTGACAGTTAGAGAGAATTTGTCTTTTCTTGCGTGCAGGTCTTGTCTGATGATGAAAAACGATCACTATATGACAAATATGGAGAGGCTGGAGTTAAAGGTGCTGGTATGGGTCCAGGGGTAAGTGCAGCTCAAATAATGATTGGAGAAAgttgttttcttcattttatctCTGCTTTCTCATGGTAGCATCCCTATGTTATTTCAGGATTTCAGCAATCCATTTGACCTGTTTGAGTCACTGTTTGAGGGCATGGGAGGTATGGGGTCCAGAGGTGGTGCTGGTTCTAGGAATAGAGCGGTTGATGGCCAAGACGAGTATTATAGTCTTGTCTTGAACTTCAAAGAAGCAGTTTTTGGTGTTGAAAAAGAGATTGAAATAAGTCGATTGGAGACCTGTGGAACTTGCAACGGTTCAGGTGCTAAAGCAGGAACCAAGCCCTCCAGATGCAGCACATGTGGTGGGCAAGGTCAGGTTGTTCAATCAGCAAGGACTCCTTTGGGTGTCTTCCAGCAAGTAATGACATGCTCTTCCTGTGGCGGAACTGGGGAAATATCCACCCCCTGCAACACTTGCTCTGGGGATGGTCGTGTGAGGAGGACAAAGCGAATCAGTCTGAAAGTTCCAGCTGGTGTGGATGTAGGCAGCCGTTTAAGAGTTCGAAATGAAGGCAATGCTGGAAAGCGAGGCGGGTCTCCGGGTGACCTATTTGTTATTATAGAAGTTATCCCAGACCCTGTCCTCAAACGTGATGATACCAACATTATGTACTCCTGCAAGGTGTCCTATATTGATGCAATTTTGGGGACTGCAATTAAGGTTCCAACAGTTGATGGCATGGTTGATTTGAAGATTCCAGCAGGGACTCAACCAAACACGACCCTTGTGATGGCAAAGAAAGGTGTTCCCCTCTTAAACAAAAGCAACATGAGAGGTGATCAGCTGGTGCGAGTGCAGGTTGAAATCCCGAAGAGATTAAGCAGTGATGAAAAGAAGCTCATCGAGGAACTTGCGAATCTGAGCAAGGGAAAGGCTGCAAGCAGGAGATAGTTGTTTCTGGTCATTTGTTTCATCCATATAGTGCTGAGGCCATCAGTAGTTAAATTCTTTTGGTGCATCTTTTTGGAACATTGATGCGCATTGTGGAATTCATCAATTTTGAATCAGTTGGGACTGGGGGAGGGATCATTTCTGTAGTCGTAGGGTTAAATTATCTGATAGTTTGCATCTTTAGGTAAGGGACCTATAGGAGTTACAGAAGATTTTAAACACAGCTTTCTCATCGAATTAACGCTTTGTTGTTGCCTTTTTCATTAGTAGTAAACATGAAATTAGTATAACATGTCTTCTCTTATCCTTTGATTTCCGTAAATGTGTTATAATGtccaaggaaagaacgaatatctttgaaaacTTTTTGGAGCTACCCAAGAAATCAATCAGCTATGATGCAGCAAACTTTAGCAGACATTACTTGTACGTGTTTTGACTCGCAATGAAGATGGGCACTCTGGACAACAGAAAAAAATTGCTTGGATTATACTTCGATCTCCTCTAATTGTACCAAAGAAGTATGAAGCATATCATGTTTTTGAAAACAGAAAGTCGATAAATTGGCACAGGTTCTCGACTGATGGAAGAAGACTAGGGATTTGTTGGAAGTTATGTAAAAGTCGCTTAGCTGACTTTTCTAGAACAGCTAAGATGCCAAATCTTGAAATATAATACACAAATACATTCCTCAATGAAGAGATTTTGAAACACATCTATCTATTGAACTAATATATTTAAgatttaaaacaaattaatCTTTTCATAGGATTAAAGACTTTATCTTGTGTTCTTGTTAACTCTCATTATTCAAGGGATATAGGGATTAGGAGTGGGTTCGGTTCCGAGCCTAAaccaaaaaccgaaccgaaaatagaatcggtgcggttcggtgcggtttttgcaTTTTCAGAAGTTGGCactgaaaaccgaaccgaacccgacggttcgggtcggttcggtttttttttttttttttttttttttttttttgtaaacagATTTTTACCAAATATAAATATACTTCTTTGGTATTGTGACtcgagaagtttttgtttcttcaaacctGTAATAATAATCTATCACAATGTGTTTACAAGTTTACTAATGCATGCTTTGTACTTCAATAGACAATAATCTATAATTCCATACTCCATATAATTCAATTCACATAATCTAATATATAGTCCATCAAGTTCTAgcatcaagtcatcaacataTGAAATGGTCAAAAAATATAGAGTCCAAAGTTTATAACAATCCATCATTACATCAACACTAAGTTACTAACCTCACAAATTAAAAATGTGTAAGTTTACTAAAAGATTAAACATCACAAAAAAAATGAACCAACATCTACATATGAAGGAGAGCAATGGCATGATCTCAAGCTCGGAAAGATGAAGTCTTCGACTTTGGAGGTAACATTCCGCTCCGACTACTCCCcactgcagctccacatggcaTCTTAAGCATCTCTACATTAATATAagagaataataaaaagaacaacattagaaaagaaatacatacaatcatatataacataaatattacaacttcattaacccaaaaaactttaactaagaaaataga encodes the following:
- the LOC133725144 gene encoding chaperone protein dnaJ A6, chloroplastic-like; the encoded protein is MAIIPCGSTTVAQWGIRPQPMLRSYAMNKIRTSQCCVSSQIGSLGAQTSSIFSRDSLNALFCAGSHTSNRIRGARFVVRADSDYYSVLGVSRNATKAEIKSAYRKLARSYHPDVNKEAGAETKFKEISNAYEVLSDDEKRSLYDKYGEAGVKGAGMGPGDFSNPFDLFESLFEGMGGMGSRGGAGSRNRAVDGQDEYYSLVLNFKEAVFGVEKEIEISRLETCGTCNGSGAKAGTKPSRCSTCGGQGQVVQSARTPLGVFQQVMTCSSCGGTGEISTPCNTCSGDGRVRRTKRISLKVPAGVDVGSRLRVRNEGNAGKRGGSPGDLFVIIEVIPDPVLKRDDTNIMYSCKVSYIDAILGTAIKVPTVDGMVDLKIPAGTQPNTTLVMAKKGVPLLNKSNMRGDQLVRVQVEIPKRLSSDEKKLIEELANLSKGKAASRR